One Methanobrevibacter sp. V74 DNA window includes the following coding sequences:
- a CDS encoding restriction endonuclease subunit S: protein MQEIKLTAIAEINSGLSYRRYLDENGDKFKIIVQRSIKKDGVLSDFEEVTLNHHIKGRYFTQRNDVLIKMTYPYDIVCVKQENLVISDKIAIIRLKKGYDPEFIAHLLANAHIKKQLHELGGSGKMPHTSLKEIKQLQLHVPDLETQIKYGKLLDTINDKIFEDLRQVEYDRNLKEAILNDLWDGGNELKI from the coding sequence ATGCAAGAAATAAAATTAACTGCTATAGCTGAAATAAATTCTGGCCTTTCATATAGGCGTTATTTAGATGAAAATGGGGATAAATTCAAAATAATTGTACAGAGATCCATAAAAAAAGATGGAGTATTGTCTGATTTTGAAGAAGTAACTTTAAATCACCACATTAAAGGCAGGTATTTTACACAAAGAAATGATGTGCTAATTAAAATGACATATCCCTATGATATAGTCTGCGTTAAACAAGAAAATTTGGTTATAAGTGATAAAATTGCAATAATACGACTTAAAAAAGGTTATGATCCAGAATTTATTGCACATTTACTTGCTAATGCCCATATTAAAAAACAACTTCATGAACTTGGAGGCAGTGGTAAAATGCCTCACACATCACTAAAAGAAATAAAGCAACTTCAACTTCATGTTCCTGATTTAGAAACACAAATCAAATATGGAAAATTATTGGATACAATAAATGATAAAATATTTGAGGATTTGCGCCAAGTTGAATATGACAGGAACCTCAAAGAAGCAATATTGAATGATTTATGGGATGGGGGTAATGAACTTAAAATCTAA